Part of the Drosophila santomea strain STO CAGO 1482 chromosome 2L, Prin_Dsan_1.1, whole genome shotgun sequence genome is shown below.
ACGCCGTGCTGTTCACGAGCTACGACAACGATGTGCAGCCCCGGTTCCAAGGAGCCCCCACGAACGTGTCCCTGGGAATGGTGGTCACCTACATAGACATCGACGAGCTGAACGGCAAGCTGACCACTCACTGCTGGTTGAATCTCGTAAGTGTCCACTCCTTTCCTGCATCTGCAGATAAGTTTCCGAGCTCTCCTCAAGTTCACAACTGTGATAAGCCTTTTGGGAACGCGTTATCTAAATGGgattgttgttttattttttgaaacaTAAAAGTAAATAAGCTGTTGTTccaattcaaatttgaatattttacaCTAACCCGAAGCGAATATTGTTTTTTAGCGATGGAGAGATGAGGAGCGTGTGTGGCAGCCGTCGGAATATGACAACATCACGGAAATCACTTTGCGGTCCAGCGAGGTCTGGACACCACAAATCACACTCTTCAACGGCGACGAGGGCGGCCTGATGGCGGACACCCAGGTGACCCTCTCCCACGATGGCCACTTCCGGCGGATGCCGCCTGCCCTGTACACGGCCTACTGCGAACTCAACATGCTGAACTGGCCCCACGACAAGCAGAGCTGCAAGCTGAAGGTCGGCTCCTGGGGCCTGAAGGTCGTTCTGCCGGAGAACGGCACGGCAGTGGGTGAGTCCCTTGACCACGACGACCTGGTGCAGTCACCGGAGTGGGAGATCGTGGACTCCCAAGCGCAGTTTGTCAGCCAGGACTACTACGGCTACATGGAGTACACTCTGACGGCTCAGCGGCGATCCTCGATGTACACGGCCGTCATCTACACCCCCGCCTCCTGCATCGTCATCCTGGCCCTCTCAGCCTTCTGGCTGCCTCCCCACATGGGCGGCGAGAAGATCATGATTAATGGCCTGCTCATCATCGTGATCGCCGCCTTCCTCATGTACTTCGCCCAACTGCTGCCAGTGCTGTCCAACAAT
Proteins encoded:
- the LOC120451821 gene encoding neuronal acetylcholine receptor subunit alpha-4, which produces MWAAALSVTPTEKSLGHVPSGELSSVPFQIPRATHCKALCSEYETMTTTPKIKSPVSGPGLPRLLQMLMGILLMVCTSVPGATSAPDPKIANVKALDRLHAVLFTSYDNDVQPRFQGAPTNVSLGMVVTYIDIDELNGKLTTHCWLNLRWRDEERVWQPSEYDNITEITLRSSEVWTPQITLFNGDEGGLMADTQVTLSHDGHFRRMPPALYTAYCELNMLNWPHDKQSCKLKVGSWGLKVVLPENGTAVGESLDHDDLVQSPEWEIVDSQAQFVSQDYYGYMEYTLTAQRRSSMYTAVIYTPASCIVILALSAFWLPPHMGGEKIMINGLLIIVIAAFLMYFAQLLPVLSNNTPLVVIFYSTSLLYLSVSTIVEVLVLYLATAKHKRRLPEALRKLLHGNLGTWLLLSLFSTTGESQAEKNKEMDEHLYEDADEQDASSPLGINPAEVPGAKANQFDWALLATAVDRICFLAFSLAFFILAIRCSV